A single region of the Brassica rapa cultivar Chiifu-401-42 chromosome A03, CAAS_Brap_v3.01, whole genome shotgun sequence genome encodes:
- the LOC103858225 gene encoding calcium-binding protein KIC: MEPQSKKSCIRETSTKMETKYEDMLPIMAEKMDVEEFVSELCKGFSLLADPERHVITAESLRRNSGVLGIEGMSKDDAEGMIREGDLDGDGALNQTEFCVLMVRLSPEMMEDAETWLEKAISQEIRNHDHASLP; this comes from the coding sequence ATGGAGCCACAAAGTAAGAAATCTTGTATACGAGAAACTAGTACGAAGATGGAGACCAAATACGAAGATATGTTACCGATCATGGCAGAGAAAATGGACGTGGAAGAGTTTGTATCAGAGTTATGCAAAGGATTCAGTTTGCTAGCTGATCCTGAGAGACACGTGATCACAGCCGAGAGTCTAAGAAGAAACTCAGGGGTACTTGGGATTGAAGGAATGAGCAAGGACGATGCAGAAGGAATGATTAGAGAAGGAGACCTCGACGGTGATGGAGCTCTTAACCAAACCGAGTTCTGCGTTCTCATGGTTCGGTTAAGCCCTGAAATGATGGAAGATGCAGAAACTTGGCTGGAGAAAGCGATCAGTCAAGAAATCCGCAATCACGACCACGCTTCTCTGCCTTGA
- the LOC103858226 gene encoding metal tolerance protein 1 — MASSSPQHSHIIEVNIAKPDEQRTTLGASKACGEAPCGFSDLNNASGDAQDRNASMRKLCIAVVLCLLFMTVEVFGGIKANSLAILTDAAHLLSDVAAFAISLFSLWAAGWEATPRQTYGFFRIEILGALVSIQLIWLLTGILVYEAIIRLLTETTEVNGFLMFLVAAFGLLVNIIMAVLLGHDHGHGHGHDHHNHGGVTVTTHHHHDHGHTHGEDKHHQAHGDVTEKLLDKSKPDKEKRKRNINVQGAYLHVLGDSIQSVGVMIGGAIIWYNPEWKIVDLICTLVFSVIVLGTTINMIRSILEVLMESTPREIDATKLEEGLVEMEEVVAVHELHIWAITVGKVLLACHVNIRPEADADMVLNKVIDYIRREYNISHVTIQIER; from the coding sequence atggCGTCCTCAAGCCCTCAACATAGTCACATCATTGAGGTTAATATAGCAAAACCTGATGAACAGAGAACAACACTTGGGGCAAGTAAAGCCTGTGGAGAAGCACCTTGTGGGTTCTCAGATCTCAACAATGCTTCTGGTGATGCACAGGACCGCAATGCTTCCATGCGGAAGCTCTGTATCGCGGTCGTGTTATGTCTTTTGTTCATGACCGTTGAAGTTTTCGGCGGGATCAAAGCTAATAGCTTGGCTATACTAACCGATGCAGCTCACCTTCTCTCTGACGTTGCTGCCTTTGCTATCTCCTTGTTCTCCTTGTGGGCTGCTGGTTGGGAAGCCACTCCTAGGCAGACGTATGGGTTTTTCAGGATTGAGATTCTCGGAGCTCTTGTCTCTATCCAGCTCATTTGGTTGCTCACTGGTATTCTCGTCTACGAAGCCATTATCAGACTTCTTACCGAGACCACTGAGGTTAATGGATTCCTTATGTTCCTTGTTGCTGCGTTTGGGCTGCTTGTGAATATCATAATGGCTGTTCTGCTCGGGCATGATCACGGTCATGGACATGGTCATGACCATCACAACCACGGTGGGGTGACTGTTACCACTCATCACCATCATGATCATGGTCATACTCATGGAGAGGACAAGCACCACCAAGCTCATGGTGATGTTACTGAGAAGTTACTCGACAAATCGAAGCCGGataaagagaagagaaagaggaaCATCAATGTCCAAGGAGCTTATCTTCATGTCCTTGGAGACTCCATCCAGAGCGTTGGTGTTATGATCGGAGGAGCCATCATCTGGTACAACCCGGAATGGAAAATAGTAGACCTGATCTGCACTCTTGTCTTCTCGGTTATTGTCTTGGGAACAACCATCAACATGATTCGAAGCATTCTTGAAGTGTTGATGGAGAGTACACCGAGAGAGATTGATGCTACAAAACTGGAAGAGGGTTTGGTGGAAATGGAAGAAGTGGTGGCTGTTCATGAGCTTCACATTTGGGCTATCACAGTGGGAAAAGTGCTGCTCGCTTGCCATGTCAATATCAGACCAGAAGCAGATGCAGATATGGTGCTCAACAAGGTCATTGATTACATCCGCAGGGAGTACAACATCAGTCATGTCACAATACAAATTGAGCGCTAA
- the LOC103858227 gene encoding probably inactive receptor-like protein kinase At2g46850 encodes MCPLFLPSSSSSSALFLLLLLLLTLQTLTSITLSQPEALPSLEKCGNFSISFPFHLSSSSSSSPVAFRLTCANSSTLFLHINHQTYRVIEFFTDGLLVDFPSSPCRQFNDLRSFPFSTNQFFSISFENVISLYDCEDSSLCKAGCESNVLFGCDGREEDETSGGGDIGCCYPLSDHSAWRPGDDFSVFGKYGCRGFSSWVVPRGTNRGKRGVKLEWAIPRNSSEGTCDPEARTVNATAIQGSVRCVCRDGFAGDGFVHGNGCLRSCYRDGNEVYGNKCEIKKHNGKKLTVLAGVLAPLFILGSLLALFCLLKRPVTTTHEGQHFDHSPTTTTTSVSFRKGYTKTRLFTYRELEEATKGFQDSQKLTQGKTGTIYSGNLKNGTRVLVHKVLCENQIEFLEISSQIDHLSAVLHRNLARIIGFCMDIGYNPVVVYEYPVNGSLEDRLRLGLDWCKRVNIVAEVAGLLALLQYENYPPILHNNIGSGYIFLDEDFQAKVTGFGLQRKQRTDSCMYDVAVLLLEIVTGSKQREENVTQALQRIRCGKLEEIVDPSLYFHEQPVVYREQIGLVADIATRCVLFGGDGKFGMVDAARELLQIAENNGGGGCDKKGDGIEETFSNSSLLQMISMSPDSIYLPKT; translated from the exons ATGTGTCCTCTGTTTCTcccttcttcgtcttcctcctCTGCTCTGTTTCtacttcttctcctcctcctcactCTCCAAACCCTAACCTCCATCACTCTCTCACAGCCCGAAGCTCTCCCTTCACTAGAAAAGTGCGGAAACTTCTCAATCTCTTTCCCTTTCCacctctcttcctcctcctcctcctcccccgTTGCTTTTCGACTTACTTGCGCAAACTCATCAACTCTGTTTCTCCACATAAACCACCAAACCTACCGAGTCATCGAGTTCTTCACAGACGGTCTCCTCGTAGACTTCCCTTCCTCTCCTTGTCGCCAATTCAACGACTTACGCTCTTTCCCTTTCTCCACGAACCAATTCTTCTCCATCTCCTTCGAAAACGTTATCAGTCTTTACGACTGTGAAGACTCCTCCCTCTGCAAAGCCGGTTGCGAAAGCAACGTTCTCTTCGGTTGCGACGGCAGAGAGGAAGATGAAACCTCCGGTGGTGGGGATATAGGATGTTGCTATCCTTTGTCTGATCACAGCGCGTGGCGTCCCGGTGATGACTTCtctgtttttggtaaatatggATGCAGAGGATTCTCTTCGTGGGTTGTTCCCAGAGGCACGAACAGAGGCAAACGAGGCGTTAAGTTAGAGTGGGCGATTCCTAGAAACTCCTCAGAGGGTACTTGCGACCCTGAGGCTCGAACTGTTAATGCTACGGCCATTCAAGGAAGTGTTAGATGTGTGTGCCGAGATGGGTTTGCTGGCGACGGTTTCGTCCATGGAAACGGTTGCTTGAGAT CTTGCTACAGAGACGGTAATGAAGTATATGGAAACAAATGCGAGATCAAGAAACACAACGGGAAGAAACTAACCGTTTTAGCTG GAGTTTTAGCTCCTCTGTTCATACTGGGCTCACTCTTAGCACTCTTCTGTCTCCTAAAACGTCCCGTAACAACAACTCACGAAGGCCAACACTTCGACCACTCTCCGACAACAACTACTACGAGTGTTTCGTTTCGCAAAGGTTACACCAAGACTCGTCTCTTCACATACCGTGAGCTAGAAGAAGCAACAAAAGGGTTTCAAGATTCACAAAAACTCACACAAGGCAAAACCGGAACTATCTACTCAGGTAACCTAAAAAACGGAACACGTGTGCTCGTCCACAAGGTTCTCTGTGAAAACCAGATTGAGTTCTTGGAGATTTCGTCTCAGATCGATCATCTATCCGCGGTTTTGCATAGAAACCTCGCGAGAATCATAGGTTTCTGTATGGATATTGGATATAATCCGGTCGTTGTTTACGAGTATCCGGTTAACGGGTCGCTTGAGGATCGGTTGCGTCTAGGCCTTGACTGGTGCAAGAGAGTTAACATTGTAGCTGAAGTAGCTGGTTTACTTGCTCTGCTTCAATACGAGAACTATCCACCGATCTTACACAACAACATTGGTTCTGGTTACATCTTCTTAGACGAAGACTTTCAAGCTAAGGTCACAGGTTTTGGATTACAGAGGAAACAGAGGACGGATAGTTGTATGTACGATGTCGCGGTTTTGCTTCTGGAGATAGTGACTGGATCgaaacagagagaagagaaCGTGACTCAAGCGTTGCAAAGGATTAGATGCGGTAAGCTTGAAGAGATCGTGGATCCTTCTTTGTATTTTCATGAGCAGCCAGTGGTTTATAGAGAGCAGATTGGTTTAGTTGCTGATATTGCGACTCGGTGCGTTTTGTTTGGTGGTGATGGGAAGTTTGGGATGGTTGATGCGGCTAGAGAGCTGTTGCAGATCGCTGAAAATAACGGTGGAGGCGGTTGTGATAAGAAAGGAGATGGAATTGAGGAAACGTTTTCCAATTCGAGTTTGCTTCAGATGATTTCTATGTCTCCTGATTCAATCTATCTCCCTAAGACTTGA